Proteins co-encoded in one Ooceraea biroi isolate clonal line C1 chromosome 9, Obir_v5.4, whole genome shotgun sequence genomic window:
- the LOC113562609 gene encoding putative nuclease HARBI1: MAEGYLVWNLLILEERIRIMERKIERRLLHDAQNPLELLYNEFHAAFRVNKELLMNLTNILRPHLQPERRSGLALEIQVLVAIQFFANENYQRPAGNQCEFALSQPSTSRCIRKVTRLINIYLLQQWIKFPITQLKRTIVQDKFVRALQPFPGAIGAINCTYINNLVPRIHEEAYVNHHGNHSLNVQTIVDPNLKIVNINARYPGARNDAFIWNVSPIRRVMEYFYNNGVRRTYLIGDDGYLLQPWIMTPLPHFPQWSRQYHYNEKLCKARSIVERFFGVFKGTWRCLLYQRVLRYTSEIAGQIVNACAVLHNMRLHYRLPVDINEDEIVNAPANVHIEQEAGEEAVIRKGPRAIAQRIQNQIMQEWFPNYRSARDNENN; encoded by the exons atgGCTGAAGGATATTTAGTATGGAATTTACTGATTTTGGAAGAAAGAATTAGAATCatggaaagaaaaattgaaagaagatTATTGCATGATGCGCAAAATCCTCTTGAGCTTCTTTACAATGAATTTCATGCAGCTTTCCGAGTTAATAAAGAATTACTTATGAatcttacaaatatattaagacCACATTTACAACCAGAACGTAGAAGTGGTTTAGCTCTAGAAATTCAAGTATTGGTagcaattcaatttttcgCTAATGAAAATTACCAAAGACCAGCAGGAAATCAATGTGAATTTGCTCTAAGTCAGCCATCCACCAGCCGTTGCATACGAAAAGTAAcacgattaataaatatatatttattacaacaaTGGATAAAATTTCCAATAACACAACTAAAGAGAACTATTGTACAAGACAAATTTGTACGTGCTCTTCAACCTTTTCCTGGTGCCATTGGTGCTATAAATTGcacttatattaataatctgGTCCCACGTATACATGAAGAAGCATATGTTAATCACCATGGAAATCATTCTCTAAATGTACAAACA atagtCGATCCGAACctaaaaatagtaaatattaatgcacGATATCCGGGAGCAAGAAATGATGCCTTTATATGGAACGTTTCTCCAATTAGACGtgtaatggaatatttttataacaacgGTGTAAGAAGAACTTATTTG ataggAGATGATGGATATCTTTTGCAACCTTGGATTATGACACCATTACCACATTTTCCTCAATGGAGTCGACAGTATCATTACAATGAAAAGCTGTGTAAAGCACGAAGTATTGTTGAAAGATTCTTCGGAGTATTTAAAGGAACATGGAGGTGTCTGTTATATCAACGTGTATTAAGGTATACATCTGAAATTGCTGGACAAATTGTAAATGCGTGTGCAGTGTTGCATAATATGCGTTTACATTATCGGCTACCAGTAGATATAAACGAAGATGAGATCGTAAATGCACCTGCAAATGTACATATAGAACAAGAAGCAGGAGAAGAAGCAGTGATTCGTAAAGGACCCAGAGCTATTGCGCAGCGTATTCAAAATCAAATAATGCAAGAGTGGTTTCCCAATTATCGTTCTGCACgagataatgaaaataactga